A window of Verrucomicrobiota bacterium contains these coding sequences:
- a CDS encoding sulfatase — MRKFIPLWVMSIFCLLGVAGLEAQKSRSPNIVLILTDDQGWGATSVLMDKDVPASKSDFIKTPHLEKLADRGVIFSQAYAPHPNCSPTRYSIQTGKSPALLQMSDIVGRHSGPFFEGNRMIPPPHVNDIADEEITIAEWIKKHRPNYATAHFGKWHINGGGPEKHGYDASTGETSNREGETKDPNPKRIFSITKTGNEWMEKQVAAKKPFFMQLSHYATHLSYQSRESTLDKAKARKPGERHNNALHAAMAEDLDTGVGMTLAKIKELGIEDNTYVIYIADNGTYPVISPGNVNGPLHGWKATTWEGAIRVPLIIAGPGIKHDRKKDMAVGYDLFPTICDWLRIKSLPEGIEGGSLAKLVSSDPHADVVRPNDFLVFHFPHYQLQKGGQPSTSLHQGNYKLIKFWETGDYHLYDLSKDLDESENLAKVQSNRTVKMSQLLDQYLASIKAGIPTINTQFDPVKDPGKKWDGIKQRLIDEPYFNLE, encoded by the coding sequence ATGCGTAAATTTATTCCACTATGGGTAATGTCCATTTTCTGTCTCCTTGGTGTAGCGGGACTTGAAGCTCAAAAATCAAGATCGCCGAACATTGTTCTGATTCTGACGGATGATCAGGGTTGGGGGGCAACTTCGGTTTTGATGGACAAGGATGTTCCTGCATCGAAGAGCGATTTTATAAAGACACCCCATTTGGAGAAGCTCGCGGATCGAGGTGTGATTTTTTCGCAGGCCTATGCGCCGCACCCCAATTGTTCGCCCACCCGTTATTCCATCCAAACGGGAAAGAGCCCGGCATTGTTGCAAATGAGCGACATTGTTGGTCGTCATAGTGGACCCTTTTTTGAAGGAAACCGAATGATACCTCCTCCTCACGTGAATGATATCGCCGATGAAGAAATCACGATCGCCGAATGGATCAAAAAGCATCGCCCGAATTATGCCACAGCCCACTTTGGCAAGTGGCACATCAATGGCGGGGGTCCTGAGAAACACGGGTATGATGCTAGCACAGGCGAAACATCAAACCGTGAAGGGGAAACGAAGGATCCCAATCCGAAACGTATTTTTTCAATCACCAAAACGGGTAACGAATGGATGGAGAAACAAGTGGCTGCGAAGAAGCCCTTTTTCATGCAACTCTCGCACTATGCAACTCATTTGTCCTACCAGTCCCGCGAATCGACGTTGGATAAAGCCAAAGCCAGAAAACCTGGAGAACGTCACAATAACGCCCTGCATGCGGCCATGGCCGAGGACCTGGATACCGGCGTAGGAATGACCTTGGCAAAGATCAAGGAGCTTGGGATCGAAGATAATACTTATGTGATCTACATCGCGGACAACGGAACGTATCCGGTTATTAGCCCCGGAAATGTGAATGGACCTTTGCATGGCTGGAAAGCGACTACCTGGGAAGGGGCAATTCGGGTTCCTCTTATCATCGCCGGTCCAGGAATTAAGCATGATCGAAAAAAGGATATGGCCGTCGGCTACGACTTGTTTCCAACGATTTGCGATTGGTTGCGTATCAAGTCATTGCCAGAAGGCATAGAAGGTGGGAGTCTAGCAAAGCTGGTATCAAGTGATCCCCATGCGGACGTGGTTCGTCCCAACGATTTCCTTGTATTTCACTTCCCACATTACCAGTTGCAAAAAGGAGGGCAGCCATCGACGTCGCTGCACCAAGGAAATTATAAGCTCATTAAATTCTGGGAGACGGGAGATTACCATCTGTACGATTTGAGCAAGGATCTCGATGAAAGCGAAAACCTTGCCAAGGTCCAATCCAACCGCACGGTGAAGATGAGCCAATTGCTTGATCAATATCTTGCTTCCATTAAAGCAGGCATCCCTACCATAAATACACAGTTTGATCCGGTAAAAGATCCCGGTAAGAAATGGGACGGCATTAAACAGCGATTGATCGACGAACCCTATTTTAATTTAGAATAA
- a CDS encoding redoxin domain-containing protein, with the protein MNTPKTHFFGFLVLIASASMLFAVSSNDLPDGFTTLNIGDQAPGFSLPGTDGKQYSLADFGGTDILVVYFTGTHCPTSHGVMGRMLQFVDDYKDESFSFVAINPNHSSGLRPDEFGHTDYDETFEDSRRYAEDYGWTFPFLFDGDKQLTARAYGCLATPHVLIFDKDRKLRYNGRFDDSRYPEPETVKHPDARNAVEALLMGKPVPVETTRPHGCSTKWKERNAHVVEEEQQWQSIPAIIEEIDAAAVAALRKNGSEKVRLINVWATWCAPCVEEFPDLTAIARKFSRREFELVTISLDQPNQKEKAEEFLGKHRAIMSDKLRKSVEAEGRSTNNYIYTGSGIDALAEALDPDWPGPIPYSVLVDQAGNVLYRKLGKIDPDIVRAEILDTLTRHYIPEGG; encoded by the coding sequence ATGAATACCCCAAAAACACACTTCTTTGGTTTTCTGGTTTTAATTGCCAGCGCCAGTATGCTCTTTGCTGTTAGCTCCAATGATTTGCCGGATGGGTTTACCACCTTGAATATTGGCGACCAGGCACCTGGGTTTTCATTGCCTGGTACGGATGGAAAACAGTATAGTTTGGCCGACTTCGGCGGCACGGATATTTTAGTCGTCTACTTTACTGGAACGCATTGTCCGACATCTCATGGAGTGATGGGACGGATGTTGCAATTTGTGGATGACTACAAGGATGAGAGTTTTTCCTTTGTCGCGATTAACCCCAATCATTCGTCCGGTTTGCGGCCCGATGAATTTGGTCACACCGACTATGACGAAACCTTTGAAGACTCCAGGCGTTACGCGGAGGACTATGGCTGGACGTTTCCGTTTTTATTTGATGGCGATAAGCAACTTACCGCTCGGGCCTACGGTTGCCTGGCGACTCCCCATGTTTTGATTTTTGATAAGGACCGAAAGCTCCGCTACAATGGCCGCTTCGACGACTCACGGTACCCCGAACCGGAAACCGTCAAACATCCGGATGCGAGGAATGCGGTTGAAGCCCTCCTGATGGGTAAACCCGTGCCTGTTGAAACGACGCGCCCTCATGGCTGCTCAACCAAGTGGAAAGAGCGCAACGCCCACGTCGTCGAAGAAGAACAACAGTGGCAATCGATTCCGGCAATTATTGAGGAGATTGATGCCGCTGCTGTGGCGGCCTTACGAAAGAATGGTTCCGAAAAAGTGCGATTGATCAATGTCTGGGCTACCTGGTGTGCTCCTTGCGTAGAAGAGTTTCCCGACCTCACTGCTATTGCCCGCAAATTTAGTCGCCGGGAATTTGAGTTGGTAACCATAAGCCTGGATCAACCAAACCAAAAAGAGAAAGCAGAAGAATTTCTTGGAAAGCATCGCGCGATTATGAGCGACAAGTTGCGCAAATCGGTCGAAGCCGAGGGACGTTCCACCAACAATTATATTTATACCGGATCCGGCATCGATGCGTTGGCAGAGGCCCTCGATCCTGATTGGCCTGGTCCGATTCCTTATTCCGTGCTTGTTGATCAGGCGGGGAATGTGCTTTACCGAAAACTCGGGAAGATCGATCCCGACATAGTCCGTGCCGAGATTTTAGATACACTTACACGTCACTACATTCCAGAAGGGGGATGA
- a CDS encoding energy transducer TonB, producing MNINKENPTIIQSAIPYLGSFGVTAALFLTLPLMQWASERDVVLEQPDLIRYSISAPPTPPPPEEIEKEKEEDEEIELEKEMVKLSLYQINMALNAGSGGMGGTTLNVGSFLPDDGFGDDLIFDVADLDDKPVPIYRIVPKYPAHLKRAAIQGRVFLIFIVDEKGNVGSARVAESPHPDFSESALEAIRTWKFQPGKKDGKPVRTRVRIPLTFAIRR from the coding sequence ATGAATATAAATAAAGAAAACCCCACCATCATCCAAAGTGCGATTCCCTACCTGGGGTCGTTCGGTGTCACTGCAGCCCTCTTTTTAACCCTGCCGTTAATGCAATGGGCGAGTGAACGGGATGTGGTCCTTGAACAGCCGGATCTGATCAGATATTCTATTTCAGCTCCCCCTACTCCACCACCGCCAGAGGAAATTGAGAAAGAAAAGGAGGAAGATGAGGAGATCGAATTGGAAAAGGAGATGGTCAAATTGTCTCTATACCAAATCAATATGGCACTAAACGCAGGTTCCGGTGGCATGGGTGGCACTACTTTAAACGTCGGTTCCTTTTTGCCTGACGACGGTTTCGGGGACGATTTAATTTTTGATGTCGCCGACCTGGATGATAAGCCTGTTCCAATTTACCGAATTGTGCCCAAATATCCTGCTCATTTAAAAAGGGCAGCGATCCAGGGACGCGTGTTTCTCATCTTTATAGTCGATGAAAAAGGCAATGTCGGCAGTGCACGCGTTGCGGAATCCCCGCATCCTGATTTTTCGGAATCCGCATTGGAGGCCATTCGAACCTGGAAATTTCAACCCGGCAAAAAAGATGGCAAACCAGTCAGGACCCGGGTGCGCATTCCACTGACATTCGCCATACGAAGATAA
- a CDS encoding alpha/beta hydrolase-fold protein, with protein sequence MRLPHLNTLLVILSFQLLSVASNAQDKTSFSWINPLTQMELNAAPGLSHHTYKSKVIGKEVGYCVFVPPGYDQPENRNHRYPVIYMLHGGRPGDESRFANRMPYILEAINDGNLIPTIVVLNNGGPVSHYNVPGRAEAVGKDLFVNELIPLIDQTFRTIADRKGRALQGYSQGGRATARIGFGHPELFSQLVMGSSGAAAEKRIQDTGGTESENLVFSRGDDMWTYAETYAKHFKETYPVELYLHVGDALDSNYEGNVAYDAFLTRIGLAHDFVVLSNQKHGGTAYVRLHSGIIAFQNYSFEKSLKQ encoded by the coding sequence ATGAGACTTCCCCACCTAAACACTCTCCTGGTCATCCTAAGCTTTCAGCTACTTTCTGTTGCTTCAAACGCACAGGACAAAACTTCGTTTTCCTGGATTAATCCGCTGACTCAAATGGAGTTGAATGCAGCACCTGGCCTCAGCCATCATACTTATAAAAGTAAGGTCATTGGCAAGGAAGTCGGCTACTGCGTGTTCGTACCTCCAGGCTACGACCAACCTGAAAACCGGAATCACCGCTATCCGGTTATTTACATGCTCCACGGCGGAAGACCGGGAGATGAATCCAGGTTTGCGAACAGGATGCCATATATTCTTGAAGCCATTAACGATGGGAATCTCATTCCTACAATTGTGGTTTTGAATAATGGGGGTCCAGTAAGCCATTACAACGTACCAGGACGGGCTGAGGCCGTGGGCAAAGATTTGTTCGTTAATGAATTGATCCCCTTAATTGATCAAACATTCCGAACCATCGCAGACAGGAAGGGCCGTGCCCTGCAGGGGTATTCCCAGGGAGGTCGTGCAACCGCGCGAATCGGATTTGGACATCCGGAGCTATTTTCACAGCTTGTTATGGGAAGTTCAGGTGCGGCCGCCGAGAAACGCATACAAGACACTGGAGGAACGGAGAGTGAAAATCTGGTGTTCTCTCGCGGTGATGACATGTGGACCTATGCAGAAACCTATGCGAAGCATTTTAAGGAAACGTATCCGGTCGAACTCTATCTCCATGTCGGTGATGCTTTGGACTCAAACTACGAAGGGAATGTGGCTTACGACGCATTCCTAACCCGCATCGGACTCGCCCACGACTTTGTTGTCTTATCCAATCAAAAGCACGGTGGGACAGCCTACGTGCGACTACATTCCGGTATTATTGCTTTTCAGAACTACTCTTTCGAAAAAAGTTTAAAACAATAG
- a CDS encoding aldo/keto reductase, producing MNTINNSLRYDAGNFAYGTWRILDQKIPATIEDLAQRLHACLEQGVTTLDTAEIYGGYLVEKAVGKVLKSHQKLREGLKVVTKAGIDVPSAEKPHANLPQYNATGKNLIHCAEKSLRLLGIDAIDLFLVHRPDWLTDPEDTATGLQQLLDDGKVKNVGVSNYTIHQFETLDLLLGGQLATNQVEFSPLKMAPLYDGIFSQCQQKKIRPMVWSPLGGGTLFRDQEGPAKRLRDKVVELSPKYNNATIDALIYAWILAVPSRPTVILGTNKLDRILNGAKGATIDLEREDWYAMWEAAKGQSVP from the coding sequence ATGAATACAATCAACAATTCTCTTCGCTACGATGCCGGGAATTTTGCCTACGGAACCTGGCGAATCCTGGACCAAAAAATACCGGCCACCATTGAGGATCTGGCTCAGCGTCTTCATGCCTGTCTCGAACAAGGTGTTACAACGCTCGATACAGCTGAGATTTATGGTGGATATCTGGTTGAGAAAGCAGTGGGTAAGGTTCTCAAAAGTCATCAAAAGCTGCGGGAAGGACTTAAAGTGGTGACCAAAGCGGGGATCGACGTTCCCTCTGCGGAAAAGCCACACGCCAACCTGCCCCAATATAACGCCACAGGTAAAAACCTTATCCATTGTGCGGAAAAATCGCTACGATTACTCGGCATTGATGCCATTGATCTATTCCTCGTTCATCGACCCGACTGGCTGACTGATCCTGAGGATACTGCGACCGGGCTCCAACAACTGCTCGACGACGGAAAAGTAAAAAATGTTGGTGTATCCAATTATACAATTCATCAGTTCGAAACGCTCGACCTTCTCCTTGGAGGCCAGCTCGCGACAAACCAGGTAGAATTTAGTCCGCTTAAAATGGCACCGCTCTACGACGGAATTTTTTCCCAGTGTCAGCAGAAGAAAATAAGACCCATGGTCTGGTCACCCCTGGGAGGTGGAACCTTGTTTCGTGATCAGGAAGGCCCGGCGAAACGACTTCGGGATAAGGTCGTGGAGTTGTCTCCCAAATACAACAATGCCACCATCGACGCACTGATTTATGCCTGGATCCTGGCGGTTCCATCTCGTCCCACAGTCATTTTGGGAACGAACAAGCTTGATCGAATTCTCAACGGAGCCAAAGGTGCAACTATTGATCTGGAGCGGGAGGATTGGTACGCCATGTGGGAAGCCGCGAAGGGCCAATCTGTTCCCTAA
- a CDS encoding sodium/solute symporter (Members of the Solute:Sodium Symporter (SSS), TC 2.A.21 as described in tcdb.org, catalyze solute:Na+ symport. Known solutes for members of the family include sugars, amino acids, nucleosides, inositols, vitamins, urea or anions, depending on the system.) translates to MIDFLIVCLYFVIVFAVAIRGKTSKDVTVEEYYLNSRKLGWFSIAFSTIATNVQGLQWIGYIGSAYLYGLAQANFEINAIQGLFLAAFIFVPMYFRERVITITQFIKTRLGNTVALIYSLTNISLFSTLSLGVSLFWGGYAADLVFADYLSFIHEDRFTRISILIFGLGLLSAIYTYLGGLGAVVRTDIVQFSILLSGGIILMLITIHELGGWSQLYVKTGDKMHLHLPADHKTLPWIHVFGAFLLNINYWCANQRIVQRSLAARSLKDIQIGLMVGGVMKYFMAAVVIIPGIALIGILGENALEDPDSGFPYLVNTYLPIGLKGLILCALFASMMSTVDSTFNSLATLWSIDIYKPYINKSATDYQVVQAGKNAILISFITGSFMGIILLYIKLNDTGAAFTHTLNELRYYINTGIVVLICAAVFLVAPKPRLTLFAFFATVPLNLIFKAVWPDMNYFVRPMWLILIGFTVIYLGSKGGFTRDKLTYEPATPLIGKFGIGMLFSLAAVHIIFH, encoded by the coding sequence ATGATCGACTTCTTAATTGTTTGCCTCTACTTTGTCATCGTTTTTGCGGTCGCGATCCGGGGCAAAACCTCCAAAGATGTCACAGTCGAAGAATACTATTTAAATTCCAGAAAATTGGGCTGGTTTTCGATCGCTTTCTCGACGATTGCCACGAATGTCCAGGGACTTCAGTGGATAGGGTACATTGGATCAGCCTACCTCTACGGACTCGCTCAAGCCAATTTCGAGATCAATGCGATACAGGGCCTGTTCCTGGCGGCCTTTATTTTTGTCCCGATGTACTTCCGGGAGCGGGTCATTACGATTACCCAGTTTATAAAAACCCGGCTTGGCAACACAGTTGCGCTGATCTATTCCCTCACCAATATATCTCTTTTTTCAACCTTAAGCCTGGGGGTTAGTCTGTTCTGGGGAGGTTATGCTGCCGACCTGGTATTTGCCGACTACCTGTCATTTATCCACGAAGACCGTTTCACGCGCATTTCTATTTTAATCTTTGGGTTGGGATTGTTGTCAGCGATTTATACTTATCTGGGTGGTTTGGGTGCCGTGGTAAGGACTGATATTGTTCAATTTTCCATCTTACTTTCGGGTGGAATAATTTTAATGCTTATTACCATTCATGAATTGGGAGGCTGGTCGCAACTCTACGTGAAGACTGGAGATAAAATGCACCTGCATTTACCTGCGGATCATAAGACGCTTCCCTGGATACATGTTTTTGGAGCCTTTCTTTTAAATATTAACTATTGGTGTGCGAACCAACGGATCGTGCAACGCTCCCTTGCTGCCAGAAGCCTAAAGGACATTCAAATAGGTTTGATGGTGGGCGGGGTCATGAAGTATTTCATGGCCGCAGTTGTCATCATTCCAGGAATCGCGTTGATCGGAATTTTGGGAGAAAACGCCCTGGAAGATCCTGATTCAGGCTTTCCCTATTTGGTAAACACCTACCTTCCGATTGGATTAAAAGGTCTTATATTGTGTGCCCTCTTCGCTTCCATGATGAGTACCGTGGATTCAACCTTCAACTCCCTGGCTACGCTTTGGTCCATCGACATTTATAAACCCTATATCAACAAGTCAGCTACCGATTACCAAGTCGTTCAGGCCGGAAAAAATGCCATTTTGATTTCTTTCATCACCGGATCTTTTATGGGGATAATCCTCCTCTACATCAAACTCAACGACACGGGTGCCGCATTCACACATACCCTTAACGAGCTTCGTTATTATATAAATACAGGGATTGTAGTTCTGATTTGTGCGGCCGTATTCCTGGTTGCACCTAAACCTCGCCTAACCCTGTTTGCTTTTTTTGCAACCGTTCCTCTTAATTTGATCTTCAAAGCCGTTTGGCCGGACATGAATTATTTTGTCCGACCCATGTGGCTCATCCTGATTGGATTTACTGTCATTTACCTGGGCTCCAAGGGAGGTTTTACCAGGGACAAACTCACCTACGAACCTGCGACACCGTTGATAGGAAAATTCGGAATAGGCATGTTGTTTTCGCTCGCTGCGGTTCACATCATTTTTCATTAA